From a single Armatimonadota bacterium genomic region:
- a CDS encoding molybdopterin-dependent oxidoreductase, with amino-acid sequence MPDQPMTTTPLASFPPEDRWDDWAELDPAAWPKRVERHYALIPTICFNCEAACGLMAYVDKETGQIQKLEGNPHHPGSRGKNCAKGPATLNQINDPNRILYPLKRVGSRGSGSWARVSWDEVLDVFAAKIRAAILEGRKTEVMYHVGRPGEDGYVNRVLQSWGVDGHNSHTNVCSASARVGYALWTGSDRPSPDHANAKFILMLSAHLETGHYFNPHAQRIMEGKTAGAKVCVIDIRLSNTASKADWWLSPWPGTEAMLLLAMAHVILEEGLYNREFIEKWVNWEETLGFLLSTSDGSGKSDLSDISCQGFDGFLKALRAHYASYTPEAAEAETSVPAETIREIAREIAKAGSAFASHVWRNTAAGNLGGWQVARSLQFLSVLVGSIGTKGGTNLHSDNKFVPAPFSKPDPSDVWNELLYPKEFPLAYHELSYLLPHMLLEGRGKLAAYFTRVYNPVWTNPDGMVWDKVLRDGSLVELHAALTPTWSETAQLADYVLPMGHGAERHDLMSQETHAGKWIGFRQPVQRVLRERNGEQVNFSHESNPGEVWEEAEFWIELSWRIDPDGSLGIRKHFESPYRPDEKISLREYYSWIFENSVPGLPEAAAAKGLTPYEYMSRYGAFEVAKEAYGSYLKSSAPATCSSGPSDRSDMSDESDSTPEPPPIGFKTPSKKLELFSPTMAAWGWPDQAMPGYVKSQVHRDNLASNGGFVLVPTFRLPTLVHTRSANAKWLYELSNSNPVWINSKDAASLGVKTGDLVRVSTRIGHFVNKAWVTEGIRPGVVACSHHLGRWRLEQAVAHADSHQPVLRGADPQAAPTVVQEEVSPGVIRFRRVSDIAPYESADPDTQRIWWTDGGVHQNLAFCVQPDPVSGQHCWHQAVTVRKADPEDAYGDIVVDTNRSLEVYQEWMGRTKPAPGPGGLRRPLWMDRVCRPRDSAFVIE; translated from the coding sequence ATGCCTGATCAGCCCATGACCACCACCCCGCTCGCCTCGTTCCCGCCGGAGGACCGCTGGGACGATTGGGCCGAGCTCGATCCCGCGGCCTGGCCCAAGCGCGTCGAGCGCCACTACGCGCTGATCCCGACGATTTGCTTCAACTGCGAGGCGGCCTGTGGTCTGATGGCCTATGTCGACAAGGAGACGGGCCAGATCCAGAAGCTCGAAGGGAACCCTCACCATCCGGGTTCACGGGGGAAGAACTGCGCTAAAGGGCCGGCGACGCTCAACCAGATCAACGATCCGAACCGGATTCTCTACCCACTGAAGCGGGTTGGCTCGCGGGGCTCCGGAAGCTGGGCAAGAGTGAGTTGGGATGAGGTGCTGGACGTTTTTGCGGCGAAGATCAGGGCGGCGATCCTTGAAGGGCGCAAGACCGAGGTGATGTACCACGTGGGGCGGCCAGGCGAGGACGGCTATGTGAACCGGGTTCTTCAGAGCTGGGGCGTCGACGGCCACAACAGCCACACCAATGTCTGTTCGGCCTCGGCGCGCGTGGGGTATGCGCTTTGGACGGGCTCCGACCGCCCGAGCCCCGATCACGCCAACGCGAAGTTCATCTTGATGCTGTCGGCGCACCTGGAGACCGGGCATTACTTCAACCCGCATGCCCAGAGGATCATGGAAGGGAAGACGGCCGGGGCGAAGGTCTGCGTGATCGACATCCGGCTCTCGAACACCGCAAGCAAGGCCGATTGGTGGCTTTCGCCTTGGCCAGGGACCGAGGCGATGCTGTTGCTGGCCATGGCTCACGTGATCCTGGAAGAAGGGCTCTACAACCGTGAGTTTATCGAGAAGTGGGTGAACTGGGAGGAGACGCTGGGGTTTCTTCTGAGCACGTCCGACGGGTCGGGCAAGTCGGACCTGTCCGATATTTCTTGCCAGGGATTTGATGGCTTCCTAAAGGCTCTTCGCGCGCACTATGCCTCCTACACTCCGGAAGCAGCCGAAGCCGAGACGAGCGTCCCCGCCGAAACCATCCGCGAGATCGCTCGCGAGATCGCCAAAGCGGGCAGCGCCTTCGCGTCCCACGTATGGCGCAACACCGCGGCAGGGAATCTGGGCGGCTGGCAGGTGGCGCGGAGCCTTCAATTCCTGAGTGTGCTGGTGGGCTCGATCGGCACCAAAGGGGGCACGAACCTCCACTCGGACAACAAGTTCGTCCCGGCGCCATTCTCGAAGCCCGACCCGTCGGACGTCTGGAACGAGCTTCTGTATCCCAAGGAGTTTCCCCTCGCCTACCACGAGCTCTCCTACCTCTTGCCGCACATGCTCCTGGAGGGCAGGGGCAAGCTTGCGGCCTACTTCACTCGGGTTTACAACCCGGTCTGGACCAATCCGGACGGCATGGTATGGGACAAGGTGTTGCGCGATGGGAGCCTGGTGGAACTGCACGCCGCATTGACGCCCACCTGGAGTGAGACCGCCCAACTGGCCGACTATGTGCTCCCCATGGGCCATGGCGCGGAACGCCACGACTTGATGAGCCAAGAGACCCACGCCGGGAAGTGGATCGGGTTCCGTCAGCCGGTGCAAAGGGTGCTTCGCGAGCGGAACGGCGAGCAAGTGAATTTCAGCCACGAAAGCAACCCGGGTGAGGTCTGGGAGGAAGCGGAGTTTTGGATCGAGCTCTCGTGGAGGATTGACCCGGACGGTTCGTTGGGGATTCGAAAGCACTTTGAGTCGCCCTATCGGCCCGATGAGAAGATCTCCCTCAGGGAATACTACTCCTGGATCTTTGAGAACTCCGTGCCTGGGTTACCGGAGGCCGCTGCAGCCAAGGGGCTCACGCCCTATGAGTACATGAGCCGTTACGGGGCGTTTGAGGTGGCCAAAGAGGCCTATGGGTCTTATCTGAAAAGCTCTGCGCCTGCGACGTGCTCGTCGGGCCCGTCCGACAGGTCCGACATGTCGGACGAGTCAGACAGCACCCCTGAGCCACCCCCGATCGGCTTCAAAACCCCCTCCAAGAAGCTCGAACTGTTCTCCCCCACCATGGCAGCTTGGGGTTGGCCGGACCAGGCGATGCCTGGCTACGTGAAGAGCCAGGTTCACCGCGACAACTTGGCGTCGAACGGCGGCTTCGTCCTCGTGCCGACCTTCCGTCTGCCCACGCTCGTTCACACGCGTTCGGCGAACGCCAAGTGGCTCTACGAGCTTTCCAATTCAAACCCAGTTTGGATCAACTCAAAGGACGCCGCTTCTTTGGGGGTGAAGACTGGTGACTTAGTGCGCGTCTCGACTCGAATCGGGCACTTTGTGAACAAGGCTTGGGTTACCGAAGGGATCCGACCCGGCGTTGTCGCCTGCTCCCACCACTTGGGAAGGTGGCGGCTCGAACAAGCCGTTGCCCATGCCGACTCGCACCAGCCGGTACTCCGGGGCGCCGATCCTCAAGCCGCTCCGACGGTGGTGCAAGAAGAAGTGAGTCCAGGCGTGATTCGGTTCCGCCGTGTTTCGGACATTGCGCCGTACGAGAGCGCAGACCCCGACACCCAGCGCATTTGGTGGACAGACGGCGGCGTGCACCAGAACTTGGCCTTCTGCGTACAGCCCGACCCTGTTTCGGGGCAGCATTGCTGGCATCAGGCGGTGACGGTGCGAAAAGCCGATCCGGAAGATGCCTACGGAGACATCGTGGTAGACACCAACAGAAGCCTGGAGGTCTACCAGGAATGGATGGGCCGGACCAAGCCTGCGCCAGGTCCTGGAGGGCTGAGGCGGCCCTTGTGGATGGACCGCGTCTGCCGCCCAAGGGACTCTGCTTTTGTTATCGAATAG
- a CDS encoding alanine--glyoxylate aminotransferase family protein — protein MLFGMSDTPQRLPLGPGPSPVPPRVLQAIAKPTVGHLDPICLEVMDGVRTKLRTAFKTKNEMTLAVSGTGSAGMECALVNLIEPGDSVLICTNGYFGERMAEIASRCQCDLHRLDVEWGEPILQDQVLAEAKRVNAKVVGIVHGETSTGIHNPIKDLGHKVHELGALLLVDCVATLGGMEVDTDAWGLDAVYSGSQKCLSAPPGLAPMTVSPRAIEKLEARKTKVQSWYLDLTEVKHYWGEDRFYHHTAPVNMLYALDEALNIVLEEGVDSRVQRHTDMHLLLKAGLDAMGLKYASPEGYHMTCVNAVRVPEGADDLKVRKAFMSDYGIEIGAGLGKFKGKAWRFGLMGHGAQRRNVALILAALDDLLKR, from the coding sequence ATGCTTTTCGGCATGAGCGACACCCCGCAAAGGCTCCCGCTCGGTCCTGGTCCGAGCCCCGTTCCCCCTCGCGTCCTGCAAGCGATTGCGAAACCCACGGTCGGGCATCTCGACCCGATCTGCCTCGAGGTGATGGACGGCGTTCGCACCAAGCTCCGAACCGCCTTCAAGACCAAAAACGAGATGACTTTGGCCGTCAGCGGAACGGGTTCCGCCGGCATGGAGTGCGCCCTTGTCAACCTCATCGAGCCTGGGGACAGCGTGCTGATCTGCACGAACGGCTATTTCGGCGAGCGCATGGCGGAGATCGCCTCGCGATGCCAGTGCGACCTTCATCGACTGGATGTCGAATGGGGCGAGCCGATCTTGCAGGACCAAGTTCTCGCTGAGGCCAAACGGGTCAACGCGAAGGTGGTCGGGATTGTCCATGGTGAAACCTCTACCGGAATTCATAACCCGATCAAGGACCTCGGGCACAAGGTCCATGAGCTCGGAGCGCTCCTCCTGGTGGACTGCGTGGCGACGCTCGGCGGCATGGAAGTGGATACAGATGCTTGGGGGCTGGACGCGGTCTACTCAGGCTCGCAGAAGTGCCTTTCCGCGCCTCCCGGTTTGGCGCCGATGACCGTGTCTCCACGAGCGATCGAAAAACTTGAAGCGCGGAAGACGAAGGTCCAGAGCTGGTATCTCGACCTGACGGAGGTCAAGCATTACTGGGGTGAGGACCGGTTCTACCACCACACCGCGCCGGTGAACATGCTCTACGCGCTGGATGAGGCGCTGAACATCGTTCTTGAAGAGGGAGTTGACAGTAGGGTCCAGCGCCACACCGACATGCATCTGCTCTTGAAGGCAGGGCTGGACGCCATGGGACTCAAGTATGCGAGCCCGGAGGGCTATCACATGACCTGCGTCAACGCGGTGCGGGTCCCGGAGGGCGCGGACGATTTGAAGGTTCGAAAGGCGTTCATGAGCGACTATGGCATCGAAATAGGCGCGGGGTTGGGCAAGTTCAAAGGCAAGGCCTGGCGCTTTGGCCTGATGGGCCACGGCGCGCAACGGCGCAATGTTGCCCTGATTCTTGCAGCCCTTGATGACCTCCTGAAGAGGTAA
- a CDS encoding acetylxylan esterase, with product MSYHPYVPEDFDAFWAGVVAEAKAEPLDFHRSLRPDWESPTHRVERIEFRGIQGHTLYGWLAFPHGGRRLPGFVWLPPYGLESRVPDEYGTREGMVSLSFNFHGRPAFHQEDYHQSRGYFALGSEEPETWIFKTMFQNAYLAARVLQAQIEVDEDRCAAAGMSQGGGMAIWLGAHCPIVRTVCADMPFLCGMNHVLAHHVYRYPLKELVDYGETIPLGLERIRHTVSYFDTLNQATRCKAPTLVGLGLKDPAAKPRGVESAFDALAGPKTLIKYEIGHDWHPDMVANNRNWMLGNL from the coding sequence ATGTCCTATCATCCCTATGTTCCGGAAGACTTCGACGCTTTTTGGGCGGGCGTCGTCGCCGAGGCCAAGGCGGAACCCCTCGATTTCCACCGGTCCCTAAGGCCGGACTGGGAATCGCCGACCCACCGGGTGGAGCGCATCGAGTTCCGCGGAATCCAGGGCCACACGCTCTATGGTTGGCTGGCGTTTCCCCATGGCGGGCGCAGACTCCCCGGGTTTGTCTGGCTCCCACCCTACGGGCTCGAATCCAGGGTGCCGGACGAATACGGCACACGCGAAGGAATGGTGAGCCTCAGCTTCAACTTCCACGGGCGGCCCGCGTTCCACCAGGAGGATTACCACCAGTCCAGGGGCTATTTCGCATTGGGTTCGGAAGAGCCTGAGACTTGGATTTTCAAGACCATGTTCCAAAACGCCTACCTTGCGGCAAGGGTGCTCCAGGCTCAAATCGAGGTGGACGAGGATCGATGCGCGGCGGCCGGGATGAGCCAAGGCGGCGGCATGGCGATCTGGCTGGGCGCCCACTGTCCCATCGTGAGGACGGTCTGTGCCGACATGCCGTTCCTATGTGGGATGAACCACGTTCTTGCACACCATGTGTACCGCTACCCCCTCAAGGAGCTCGTAGACTATGGCGAGACGATCCCCCTTGGATTGGAGCGAATTCGGCACACGGTTTCGTATTTCGATACGTTGAACCAGGCGACCCGCTGCAAAGCGCCGACACTCGTGGGGCTCGGTCTCAAGGACCCAGCCGCCAAGCCGAGAGGTGTAGAATCAGCCTTTGACGCTTTGGCGGGGCCGAAGACGCTGATCAAGTACGAAATCGGCCACGACTGGCACCCAGACATGGTTGCGAACAACAGAAATTGGATGCTCGGGAATCTTTGA
- a CDS encoding esterase — translation MKALVSLMVLGTVCLGFVTASGFQRGGVFQRQQLPGFRQRSPFMANGLPISLKVDGVERTALVFAPANAKGTSSPLVFCWHGHGGGSRQASMSFRIHKEWPEAVVVYPQGLPTKGKTDPEGKKPGWQQGPNDEGGRDLKYFDALLSHLKRAYKIDAKRIFTMGHSNGGRFTYLLWAERGDVFAAYGPSGSPAIGLGRTFKPASAFHVAGEKDQIVPFAGQKLTIEGIKMLDGIGGSDKGESDGYVTTYRGSGGLELVTYIHPGGHNYPAQVPALLVQFFKRRERGK, via the coding sequence ATGAAAGCACTCGTCTCCCTCATGGTTCTTGGTACAGTCTGCCTGGGTTTCGTAACCGCGTCAGGCTTTCAAAGGGGCGGGGTCTTCCAACGCCAGCAGCTACCCGGCTTTCGGCAGCGAAGCCCCTTCATGGCAAATGGCTTGCCGATCAGCTTGAAGGTGGACGGCGTTGAGCGCACGGCGCTCGTTTTCGCACCCGCTAACGCCAAAGGAACTTCAAGTCCGCTCGTGTTTTGCTGGCATGGGCATGGCGGCGGCTCGCGTCAAGCCTCGATGAGCTTTCGGATCCACAAAGAGTGGCCGGAAGCCGTAGTCGTCTACCCGCAAGGGCTCCCTACGAAGGGAAAGACCGACCCCGAAGGCAAGAAGCCAGGGTGGCAGCAGGGCCCGAACGATGAGGGCGGGCGTGATCTGAAGTACTTCGATGCCTTGCTATCGCACCTCAAGAGGGCCTACAAGATCGACGCCAAGCGCATCTTCACGATGGGCCACTCCAATGGCGGCAGGTTCACCTATCTGCTGTGGGCCGAGCGCGGCGACGTGTTTGCCGCCTACGGTCCCAGCGGGAGCCCCGCGATCGGGCTTGGACGGACCTTCAAGCCGGCATCTGCTTTCCACGTTGCCGGCGAGAAGGACCAGATTGTGCCGTTCGCTGGACAGAAGCTGACCATCGAGGGGATCAAGATGCTCGACGGAATCGGCGGCTCAGACAAGGGAGAAAGCGACGGCTATGTCACCACCTATAGGGGTTCTGGGGGCCTGGAGCTGGTGACCTACATCCATCCTGGCGGCCACAACTATCCGGCCCAGGTCCCGGCCTTGTTGGTGCAGTTCTTCAAGCGGCGCGAAAGAGGCAAGTAG
- a CDS encoding NIL domain-containing protein produces the protein MVSKVELTLVASNDSVGQPWLWRLAKEFSVKVNIVKANVDQESGWAIVELEGPLEEVQRATAWLMTTGLHVEAAQRSVGA, from the coding sequence ATGGTCTCGAAAGTCGAACTCACCCTTGTCGCCAGCAACGATTCCGTGGGCCAGCCTTGGCTATGGCGGCTCGCCAAGGAGTTCAGCGTCAAGGTCAACATCGTGAAGGCGAATGTCGACCAGGAATCCGGCTGGGCCATCGTCGAACTGGAGGGTCCGCTTGAGGAAGTGCAGCGGGCTACAGCGTGGCTGATGACCACGGGCCTGCACGTCGAGGCCGCGCAGCGCTCCGTCGGCGCATAG
- a CDS encoding CRTAC1 family protein → MNLILPLLWLASSIPWSGREALPSFKDVTAELGLSCSNDRACWFDLDNDGWPDLLAGGDLWRNEKGKKFALFAKLSSSGVAADFDNDGYTDVFCYGTQTLFVNLKGKGFAAFPMPKLPATVSRAACWGDFDGDGFVDLFVGGYEDWNKGVTYPSYILMNRKGKAFELTWSEAKFRTRGVSACDFDGDGDLDVYCANYRLQPNNLWVGSGTGKFVDRAGEFNAAATSPGFDGGHSIGAAWGDFDSDGVIDLFAGNFAHVDSRGDQPKSRFLRNAGSKGGYRFEDKGTCGVFYQESYASPAAGDFDNDGLLDLYFTTVYETASFNRPNNPVLFKNGGGFQFLDRTAATLLPKLGATYQAAWADFDRDGDLDLVTCGKLFANSGSKNHWIGVRMVANKEINRNAIGAQVRIATKGMLLTRQVEAGTGEGNQNDLTLHFGLGANKGPVSLMVTWPDGRGETTKPFPVDRIIEVQARR, encoded by the coding sequence ATGAATCTCATCCTGCCACTCCTTTGGCTGGCCTCCTCGATCCCATGGAGTGGCCGGGAGGCGCTGCCGTCTTTCAAGGACGTCACGGCTGAACTGGGCTTATCATGCTCCAACGACCGCGCCTGCTGGTTCGACCTGGACAACGACGGTTGGCCCGACCTTCTGGCGGGTGGTGACCTGTGGCGCAACGAGAAGGGCAAGAAGTTCGCTTTGTTCGCAAAGCTGAGTTCGAGCGGGGTTGCGGCGGATTTCGACAACGACGGCTACACCGATGTCTTCTGCTATGGAACGCAGACCCTTTTTGTCAACCTGAAAGGGAAAGGCTTTGCCGCGTTCCCCATGCCCAAACTCCCGGCTACCGTCTCGCGGGCAGCCTGTTGGGGCGATTTCGACGGCGATGGGTTTGTCGACCTCTTCGTAGGGGGCTACGAAGATTGGAACAAGGGAGTCACGTACCCCTCGTACATCCTGATGAACCGAAAGGGAAAGGCTTTCGAACTCACCTGGAGCGAAGCGAAGTTCCGAACGAGAGGTGTCTCGGCCTGTGACTTCGATGGGGACGGAGACCTTGACGTTTATTGCGCGAACTACCGCCTGCAGCCCAACAACCTATGGGTAGGCAGCGGTACCGGGAAGTTCGTGGATCGGGCCGGTGAGTTCAATGCGGCTGCAACTTCGCCCGGATTTGATGGAGGCCACAGCATTGGAGCGGCATGGGGCGATTTCGACTCCGATGGGGTCATCGACCTCTTCGCTGGGAACTTCGCCCACGTGGACAGTCGCGGCGACCAGCCCAAGTCCCGTTTCCTAAGGAATGCCGGAAGTAAAGGCGGCTATCGGTTTGAAGACAAGGGAACTTGCGGGGTCTTCTATCAGGAGAGCTATGCCAGTCCGGCAGCGGGGGACTTCGATAACGACGGTCTGCTCGACCTCTATTTCACGACCGTCTATGAAACGGCCTCCTTCAACAGGCCCAATAACCCTGTGCTGTTCAAGAACGGAGGAGGCTTCCAGTTCCTGGACCGGACAGCCGCGACGCTGCTACCCAAGCTGGGCGCAACCTATCAGGCGGCCTGGGCCGACTTCGACAGGGATGGTGACCTTGATCTGGTGACGTGTGGCAAGCTGTTCGCCAATTCGGGCTCAAAGAACCACTGGATTGGGGTTCGCATGGTTGCAAACAAAGAGATCAACAGGAACGCCATCGGAGCTCAGGTTCGGATCGCCACCAAGGGAATGCTGCTCACGCGCCAAGTTGAGGCGGGCACAGGGGAAGGCAACCAGAATGACTTGACGCTGCACTTCGGGCTTGGCGCGAACAAAGGACCTGTTAGCTTGATGGTGACCTGGCCAGACGGCAGGGGCGAAACCACGAAGCCATTCCCCGTAGATCGGATCATCGAAGTCCAAGCTAGGCGCTGA
- a CDS encoding PEP-CTERM sorting domain-containing protein, with protein sequence MAFFGRPIGRELVVLGVWGALSCAAFAQFNPPSWYWLNSNDNSRYGYGFNTFGDPFTPDYLHNPFLPGGPADVQIQGDVVQGFDFGSGSFAMCVEASHTGVITFTFANAARPNWEKHVWFQVDFKENPPQSDVSAGLFANGGQVSFSETVETLGGGWFRSTCEAVIRPQPDHEQLIFFLNGGSDGVCIDNLHFGTICVPVPEPGSLAVLGLGAAVLLKRSRA encoded by the coding sequence ATGGCATTCTTTGGTAGGCCGATTGGCCGAGAACTGGTGGTCTTGGGAGTTTGGGGCGCGCTCTCGTGCGCTGCGTTCGCTCAATTCAACCCGCCAAGCTGGTATTGGCTCAACAGTAACGACAACTCACGATACGGCTACGGATTCAACACGTTTGGGGACCCGTTTACCCCCGACTACTTGCACAACCCGTTTTTGCCCGGCGGTCCGGCGGACGTGCAGATTCAGGGGGATGTCGTTCAAGGGTTTGACTTTGGGAGCGGGAGCTTCGCGATGTGCGTGGAAGCCAGCCACACCGGAGTCATTACGTTCACCTTCGCCAACGCGGCGCGGCCGAACTGGGAGAAGCACGTTTGGTTCCAGGTGGACTTCAAAGAGAACCCACCGCAGAGCGATGTCTCCGCAGGCCTCTTTGCCAATGGCGGGCAGGTGAGCTTTTCGGAGACGGTGGAAACGCTTGGGGGAGGGTGGTTCCGATCCACTTGTGAAGCGGTCATCCGCCCGCAGCCGGACCACGAGCAGCTCATCTTCTTCTTGAATGGCGGCTCGGACGGCGTCTGTATCGACAACTTGCACTTTGGGACGATCTGCGTTCCCGTGCCCGAGCCTGGGTCGCTGGCCGTGCTGGGTCTTGGGGCTGCGGTGCTCTTGAAGCGAAGTCGAGCCTAA
- a CDS encoding M6 family metalloprotease domain-containing protein, with amino-acid sequence MQAGQAPPLSEFKTVATAIRASEIKVAPKSSGLSGYLGVAVKADRTGLTIVEVEPDSPAFKAGLKSGDLLETVGVARPRSSDDLRNSLAGLSPGESVKIRYTRNRKARDVMATLGAVTRPRSLNEEKAFLGLQLGDTTEAGTAIRRVSPDSPAAKAGLLASDLVLKVDGSVLADAARLDSILSEKSPGDAVTLVVKREDKETEVKATLAVDPAAANRNQDPNQVFVPRNTWKKDVFRLAIIPIEYPDVKHNEAIKLTDWQEELFSTDTYKDKQSATGEPVHGSMNDFFRELSNGAFRVEGKVFEWVLADKNRMDYAPGNGTGIPQTQRLTLLTEALGKIVKRDGDKALENYDGVFFIYAGRRANTSRGSLYWPHRSSVQFQGKRLPYFIVQEGGTRMTDISVMCHEFGHMLGLPDLYARPENPGSEGLGVWCLMSNQTGGGRPQHMGAWCKEQLGWLKPTVIDPRVPQKLILSPVKGSSTECFKVLVRPDGSEYLLLENRRKAGFDGALPAEGLLIWHIVGSRPILEESHGVDGPSGPRSFVSMVPYPSEANTAYTPFTKPSSKSQLGGGLPVYITNIRQLPDGRVTFYIGYEFD; translated from the coding sequence ATGCAAGCTGGCCAGGCGCCACCGCTCTCCGAATTCAAGACCGTGGCGACCGCAATCAGGGCTTCCGAGATCAAAGTGGCGCCCAAGTCATCTGGACTCAGCGGGTACCTTGGCGTTGCCGTGAAGGCTGACAGGACCGGCCTCACCATCGTCGAGGTCGAGCCGGATTCCCCTGCGTTCAAGGCGGGTCTGAAATCGGGAGACCTGCTGGAGACGGTCGGGGTGGCAAGGCCTCGTTCGTCCGACGACCTGCGGAATTCCCTCGCCGGCCTTTCTCCTGGCGAAAGCGTCAAGATCCGCTACACGAGGAACCGTAAGGCCAGAGACGTCATGGCTACTCTGGGCGCCGTGACCCGCCCACGTTCTCTGAATGAAGAGAAGGCCTTTTTGGGCCTGCAGCTTGGCGACACCACTGAGGCCGGCACCGCGATCCGGCGCGTCTCGCCCGACTCCCCTGCCGCCAAGGCCGGGCTTCTGGCCAGCGACCTGGTGCTTAAAGTCGACGGGTCGGTGCTCGCGGATGCCGCCCGGCTGGACTCCATCCTCAGTGAGAAGTCACCCGGCGATGCGGTCACCCTGGTGGTCAAGCGCGAAGACAAGGAGACCGAAGTCAAAGCGACTCTGGCTGTCGATCCCGCCGCGGCAAACCGAAATCAAGATCCAAACCAGGTCTTTGTGCCTCGGAACACCTGGAAGAAGGACGTCTTCAGGTTGGCGATCATCCCGATCGAATATCCCGATGTGAAGCACAACGAAGCAATCAAACTTACCGACTGGCAAGAAGAGCTCTTCAGCACGGACACCTATAAGGACAAGCAGAGCGCCACCGGAGAACCTGTCCACGGAAGCATGAACGACTTCTTTCGTGAGCTCTCCAATGGCGCTTTTCGCGTCGAAGGCAAGGTCTTCGAGTGGGTCCTTGCCGACAAGAACCGGATGGACTACGCGCCGGGCAACGGTACCGGCATCCCTCAGACCCAACGCCTAACCCTGCTCACCGAGGCTCTCGGCAAAATCGTCAAACGTGATGGCGACAAGGCGCTGGAAAACTACGACGGAGTGTTCTTCATCTATGCCGGGCGCAGGGCCAACACCTCCCGTGGGAGCCTCTATTGGCCGCACCGGTCCAGCGTGCAGTTTCAGGGAAAGCGTCTCCCCTATTTCATCGTCCAGGAGGGTGGCACGCGGATGACGGACATCAGCGTCATGTGTCACGAGTTCGGGCACATGCTCGGCCTTCCCGACCTCTATGCCAGGCCGGAAAACCCGGGATCGGAGGGGCTCGGCGTGTGGTGTTTGATGTCCAATCAGACCGGCGGCGGGCGCCCACAACACATGGGCGCTTGGTGCAAGGAACAGCTCGGCTGGCTCAAACCTACGGTCATCGACCCGCGCGTTCCTCAAAAGCTGATCCTAAGCCCGGTGAAGGGCTCGTCAACCGAATGCTTCAAGGTGCTGGTCCGGCCGGACGGGAGTGAATACCTTCTCCTGGAAAACCGCCGCAAGGCAGGCTTCGACGGGGCGCTGCCCGCCGAAGGGTTGCTGATTTGGCACATCGTGGGGTCCAGGCCGATTCTGGAGGAGTCGCACGGCGTGGACGGTCCTTCGGGGCCCCGTTCGTTCGTTTCGATGGTTCCCTACCCCAGCGAGGCCAACACCGCCTACACGCCGTTCACGAAGCCCTCGAGCAAGTCGCAGCTTGGCGGGGGTCTGCCGGTCTACATCACCAATATCCGCCAACTCCCGGATGGAAGGGTGACCTTCTACATCGGATACGAGTTCGATTAG